The following coding sequences lie in one Pseudoxanthomonas sp. SE1 genomic window:
- a CDS encoding glycoside hydrolase family 3 protein: MPCFSIARRVAPGLCALALCVAAWTSPSAQAADAKPWLDTSRSFEARAAALVSQMTLEEKAAQMQNAAPAIERLGVPAYDWWNEALHGVARAGQATVFPQAIGLAATFDVPLMGEVATTISDEARAKHHQFVRDGSHGRYQGLTFWSPNINIFRDPRWGRGQETYGEDPYLTARMGVAFVRGLQGDDPTYRKLDATAKHFAVHSGPEADRHHFDARPSQRDLHDTYLPAFETLVKEGDVDAVMGAYNRVYGESASASRFLLRDVLRRDWGFKGYVVSDCWAIVDIWKNHKIVATREEAAALAVKNGTELECGEEYATLPAAVRQGLISEAEIDDAVTRLFAARMRLGMFDPPERVRWARIPYAVNQAPAHDALALKAAQASLVLLKNDGTLPLPRTLKRIAVIGPTADDTMALLGNYYGTPAAPVTVLQGIRDAAKGIEVTYARGVDLVEGRDDPAATPLIEAAFLRPAAGSPERGLRGEYFRTPDLSGTPALVRTDAQIGFRWDRGSPTDNLLARGEAAPGQGIPNDGFSIRWSGQLLPPVSGRYRIEAAADDGFRLYVDGKRVLDRWAASDRLRSEGVELDLQAGRAYELRLEYYDGERDAGVRLAWRMPGAKPPFEEALDVARNADVVVFVGGLTGDVEGEEMTVNYPGFAGGDRTDMRLPSPQRALLEALHATGKPVVLVLTGGSALAVDWSQANLPAILMSWYPGQRGGTAVADALFGDINPAGRLPVTFYKADEVMPAFDDYAMEGRTYRYFRGTPLYPFGHGLSYTRFDYSDLQLDKRVVAPDGSMTVQVQVANTGTRAGEEVVQLYVRPLQAMPGAAQQELRGFQRIHLKPGERRTVSFVLAADAALRRYDDSRKAYAVAPGRYEVRVGASSADLRASGQFDVKAAGR, translated from the coding sequence ATGCCTTGCTTTTCCATCGCCCGGCGCGTCGCGCCCGGCCTGTGCGCGCTGGCGCTGTGCGTCGCTGCATGGACGTCGCCGTCTGCACAGGCGGCCGATGCGAAGCCGTGGCTGGATACCTCGCGCAGTTTCGAGGCGCGGGCCGCGGCGCTGGTCTCGCAGATGACGCTGGAAGAAAAAGCGGCGCAGATGCAGAACGCCGCGCCTGCCATCGAACGCCTGGGCGTTCCCGCCTACGACTGGTGGAACGAAGCGCTGCATGGCGTGGCGCGGGCGGGCCAGGCGACGGTGTTCCCGCAGGCCATCGGTCTGGCCGCGACGTTCGATGTGCCGCTGATGGGCGAAGTGGCCACCACCATCAGCGACGAGGCGCGCGCCAAGCATCACCAGTTCGTGCGCGACGGCTCGCATGGCCGCTATCAGGGACTCACCTTCTGGTCGCCGAACATCAACATCTTCCGCGACCCGCGCTGGGGTCGCGGCCAAGAAACCTACGGCGAGGATCCGTACCTGACCGCGCGCATGGGGGTGGCGTTCGTACGCGGCCTGCAGGGCGACGACCCGACCTACCGCAAGCTGGATGCCACCGCCAAGCACTTCGCCGTCCACAGCGGCCCCGAGGCCGACCGCCATCACTTCGATGCGCGCCCGAGCCAGCGCGATCTGCATGACACCTACCTGCCTGCCTTCGAGACACTGGTGAAGGAAGGCGACGTGGACGCGGTGATGGGCGCCTACAACCGCGTCTACGGCGAATCGGCCAGCGCCAGCCGTTTCCTGCTGCGCGACGTCCTGCGTCGCGATTGGGGATTCAAGGGGTACGTGGTATCCGACTGCTGGGCCATCGTCGACATCTGGAAGAACCACAAGATCGTGGCCACGCGCGAGGAAGCCGCAGCGCTGGCCGTCAAGAATGGCACCGAGCTGGAGTGCGGCGAGGAATACGCCACGCTGCCCGCTGCGGTGCGCCAGGGACTGATCAGCGAAGCCGAGATCGACGATGCGGTGACGCGGCTGTTCGCGGCGCGCATGCGGCTGGGCATGTTCGACCCGCCGGAGCGCGTGCGCTGGGCGCGCATTCCGTACGCAGTCAACCAGGCGCCAGCGCACGATGCGCTGGCACTGAAAGCGGCACAGGCGTCGCTGGTGCTGCTGAAGAACGACGGCACCCTGCCACTGCCGCGCACGCTGAAGCGCATCGCAGTGATCGGCCCGACCGCCGACGACACCATGGCGCTGCTCGGCAACTACTACGGCACGCCGGCTGCGCCGGTGACGGTGCTGCAGGGCATCCGCGACGCGGCGAAAGGCATCGAGGTGACGTACGCGCGCGGCGTGGACCTGGTGGAAGGGCGCGACGATCCGGCCGCAACGCCGCTGATCGAAGCCGCTTTCCTGCGGCCTGCGGCCGGTTCCCCCGAACGCGGCCTGCGCGGCGAGTACTTCCGCACGCCGGATCTGTCCGGCACGCCGGCACTGGTGCGCACCGATGCGCAGATCGGCTTCCGCTGGGATCGCGGTTCGCCCACCGACAACCTGCTGGCCCGCGGCGAAGCGGCGCCGGGGCAGGGCATCCCGAACGATGGCTTCAGCATCCGCTGGAGCGGCCAGCTGCTGCCGCCGGTATCGGGCCGCTACCGGATCGAAGCGGCTGCGGACGACGGCTTCCGCCTGTACGTGGATGGCAAGCGCGTGCTCGACCGTTGGGCTGCGAGCGACCGCCTGCGCAGTGAGGGTGTGGAGCTCGACCTGCAGGCCGGGCGCGCCTACGAGCTGCGCCTGGAGTACTACGACGGCGAACGCGATGCCGGCGTGCGGCTGGCCTGGCGCATGCCGGGTGCGAAGCCGCCGTTTGAGGAAGCGCTCGATGTCGCGCGCAATGCGGATGTGGTGGTGTTCGTCGGCGGCCTGACCGGCGATGTGGAAGGCGAGGAGATGACGGTCAACTATCCCGGTTTCGCCGGAGGCGATCGCACCGACATGCGCCTGCCGTCGCCGCAACGTGCACTGCTGGAAGCGCTGCACGCCACCGGCAAGCCGGTGGTGCTGGTGCTGACGGGCGGTTCCGCGCTGGCCGTGGATTGGTCGCAGGCGAATCTGCCCGCGATCCTGATGAGCTGGTATCCGGGGCAGCGCGGCGGAACCGCCGTCGCGGATGCCCTGTTCGGCGACATCAATCCCGCCGGTCGCCTGCCCGTGACGTTCTACAAGGCGGACGAGGTGATGCCCGCGTTCGACGACTATGCGATGGAAGGCCGCACGTACCGGTACTTCCGCGGCACGCCGCTGTACCCGTTCGGACACGGCCTGTCCTACACGCGGTTCGACTACAGCGACCTGCAGCTGGACAAGCGCGTCGTGGCGCCCGATGGGAGCATGACGGTGCAGGTGCAGGTGGCCAACACCGGCACCCGCGCCGGCGAGGAGGTCGTGCAGCTGTACGTGCGTCCGCTGCAGGCCATGCCGGGCGCTGCGCAGCAGGAACTGCGCGGTTTCCAGCGCATCCACCTGAAGCCAGGGGAGCGGCGCACGGTGTCGTTCGTGCTCGCGGCCGATGCCGCATTGCGGCGCTACGACGACAGCCGCAAGGCCTATGCCGTGGCACCCGGGCGTTACGAGGTGCGCGTGGGTGCGTCCAGTGCCGACCTGCGCGCCAGTGGACAGTTCGACGTGAAGGCGGCCGGCCGATGA
- a CDS encoding MFS transporter: MSNLEQPLSVREKLGYSLGDLAANLIFQTLITYLAFFYTDVYRLPPATAATIIFVVGLLGAFVFTPLIGILADRTATRWGRFRPWILWTAIPFGVLSLLAFSTPDFSERGKVAYALLTYSLLVLVYAANNLPYSALSGVLTGSMAQRNSLSAYRFVAVMIAQFIIQVLLMPLVLILGDGDRVQGFERVMTLFAVVGTVFFLITFATTRERIVPTKEQSGGVLQDLADLVRNRPWQVMLLLTVLVFMNLALKGGTYIYYFQYYMSEAALASFLDASGFNGFIAGLNAALTGVGLAGFQWPEDPATSAFSLFNGSGILCMILGIGFSRRLADRFGKRDVFGGALFVSTLFLLAFYVFPPTAVELAFGAFMLHGFCYGITIPLLWAMIADVADYSEWKNHRRATAIIFSAMLCGLKIGLSVGGALVAGILAHYGYQAGAASQPDAVVDGIRLTVSVYCSIPFLVAVALLFIYQIDKRMETRIEHDLDQRRRAAGAAA, translated from the coding sequence ATGTCCAACCTTGAACAACCCTTGTCGGTCCGGGAAAAGCTGGGCTACAGCCTGGGTGATCTGGCGGCGAACCTGATCTTCCAGACGCTCATCACCTATCTGGCGTTCTTCTATACCGACGTGTACCGGCTCCCACCGGCGACGGCGGCGACCATCATTTTCGTGGTGGGCCTGCTGGGTGCGTTCGTGTTCACGCCGCTGATCGGCATCCTCGCCGACCGCACGGCGACACGATGGGGCCGGTTCAGGCCGTGGATCCTGTGGACAGCGATCCCGTTCGGCGTGTTGTCGTTGCTGGCTTTCAGTACGCCGGACTTCAGTGAGCGGGGCAAGGTCGCCTATGCGTTGCTGACCTACAGCCTGCTGGTGTTGGTCTATGCGGCGAACAACCTGCCGTACTCCGCGCTCAGCGGCGTGCTGACCGGCAGCATGGCCCAGCGCAACAGCCTGTCGGCGTATCGCTTCGTGGCGGTGATGATCGCGCAGTTCATCATCCAGGTGCTGCTGATGCCGCTGGTGCTGATCCTGGGCGACGGCGACCGCGTGCAGGGCTTCGAGCGGGTGATGACCCTATTCGCCGTGGTGGGCACGGTGTTCTTCCTGATCACCTTCGCCACCACGCGCGAACGCATCGTGCCGACTAAGGAGCAATCCGGCGGTGTGCTGCAGGACCTGGCGGACCTGGTACGCAACCGGCCCTGGCAGGTGATGCTGCTGCTGACGGTGCTGGTGTTCATGAACCTCGCCCTGAAGGGCGGCACGTACATCTATTACTTCCAGTACTACATGAGTGAGGCGGCGCTGGCGTCGTTCCTCGATGCCTCGGGATTCAACGGCTTCATCGCCGGTCTCAATGCCGCGCTGACCGGGGTGGGCCTGGCCGGGTTCCAGTGGCCCGAGGATCCGGCCACCTCGGCCTTCAGCCTGTTCAACGGCAGCGGCATCCTCTGCATGATTCTGGGCATCGGATTCTCGCGCCGGCTGGCCGATCGCTTCGGCAAGCGCGATGTGTTCGGCGGGGCGCTGTTCGTGTCGACGTTGTTCCTGCTTGCGTTCTACGTGTTTCCTCCCACCGCGGTGGAGCTGGCATTCGGCGCCTTCATGCTGCATGGCTTCTGCTACGGCATCACCATCCCGCTGCTGTGGGCGATGATCGCGGACGTTGCCGACTATTCCGAGTGGAAGAACCATCGTCGCGCCACCGCCATCATCTTCTCCGCCATGTTGTGCGGCCTGAAGATCGGGCTCAGCGTCGGCGGCGCGCTGGTCGCCGGCATCCTGGCGCACTACGGCTACCAGGCGGGGGCTGCCAGCCAGCCCGATGCGGTCGTCGACGGCATCCGGCTGACCGTCAGCGTCTATTGCTCGATTCCCTTCCTGGTCGCCGTGGCGCTGCTCTTCATCTACCAGATCGACAAGCGGATGGAGACGCGCATCGAACACGACCTCGACCAGCGTCGCCGCGCAGCGGGCGCAGCCGCGTGA
- a CDS encoding glycoside hydrolase family 43 protein, with protein MNDTAIHDETQPGEAELVQLVQRAISKPLVTHIYTADPSAHVFEGRLYIYPSHDIDSGGAFDDEGGHFGMEDYHVLRMDTPEGEAIDCGMALHVHDVPWADKQMWAPDAASREGRYYLYFPAKDGGGLFRIGVAVAEKPEGPFTAEPDPIEGAYSIDPAVFEDDDGAHYLYFGGIWGGQLQKYRDNRYDAAHEEPVGDAPALGPRVGRLDAGMTTLAEATREIVILDEHGQPLRADDHARRFFEGPWVHKYEGRYYLSYSTGNTHLLCYAVGDDPYGPFTYGGVILKPVVGWTTHHSICAFGGQWYLFYHDALMSGGVTHLRSAKCTVLHHDADGRIRTIDPYGG; from the coding sequence ATGAACGACACTGCCATCCACGACGAAACCCAGCCGGGCGAAGCCGAGCTCGTACAACTGGTGCAACGCGCCATCTCCAAGCCGCTGGTCACCCATATCTACACGGCTGATCCCTCCGCGCATGTGTTCGAGGGACGGCTCTACATCTATCCCTCGCACGACATCGACAGCGGCGGGGCTTTCGACGACGAGGGAGGCCACTTCGGCATGGAGGACTACCACGTGCTGCGGATGGACACACCGGAGGGCGAGGCCATCGACTGTGGCATGGCTCTGCACGTGCATGATGTGCCATGGGCCGACAAGCAGATGTGGGCACCGGATGCCGCGAGCCGCGAGGGTCGCTATTACCTCTATTTCCCCGCCAAGGACGGCGGTGGCCTGTTCCGTATCGGCGTGGCGGTGGCGGAGAAACCGGAAGGGCCGTTCACCGCCGAACCGGATCCCATCGAAGGCGCGTACTCGATCGATCCGGCCGTGTTCGAGGACGACGACGGGGCGCATTACCTGTACTTCGGCGGCATCTGGGGCGGCCAGTTGCAGAAGTACCGCGACAACCGCTACGACGCGGCCCACGAGGAGCCGGTGGGCGATGCGCCTGCGCTGGGGCCGCGCGTCGGCCGGTTGGACGCGGGCATGACCACGCTGGCCGAAGCCACGCGCGAGATCGTGATCCTGGACGAACACGGGCAGCCGCTGCGCGCCGACGACCACGCGCGCCGATTCTTCGAAGGTCCCTGGGTGCACAAATACGAAGGCCGGTACTACCTGTCGTACTCCACCGGCAACACGCATCTGCTGTGCTATGCCGTGGGCGATGACCCGTATGGCCCGTTCACCTACGGCGGCGTGATCCTGAAGCCTGTCGTCGGCTGGACCACCCACCATTCCATCTGTGCGTTCGGTGGGCAGTGGTACCTGTTCTATCACGATGCGTTGATGTCGGGCGGCGTGACGCACCTGCGTTCCGCCAAGTGCACCGTGCTGCACCACGACGCGGACGGGCGCATCCGCACCATCGATCCCTATGGCGGCTGA
- a CDS encoding aldose epimerase, translated as MAADRLSPRDDALAPMPAGPLHWLRAGRLQVALAPDAGGRLAQIRFDGMDWLVGPDDGWPATIAWGCYPMVPWAGRLRGGHFDLAGASHAVPVNFGGHAIHGVGFSRAWQIDAPDANRAEMSLVLPQDDYWRFGGTATQSVCIEGDRLLLRLAVQAGKQAMPAVLGWHPWFRKPDRLVFEPEAMYPRDAEGIATLPRIPPSPGPWDDCFVAGGEIALHRADQVLQLRADTDHWVVYDGAAHSTCVEPQTGPPDAFTLAPRVLSPGQRLHLTFELAWQRGEGRAA; from the coding sequence ATGGCGGCTGATCGGCTGTCGCCGCGCGACGATGCGCTTGCGCCCATGCCGGCCGGTCCGCTGCACTGGTTGCGCGCAGGTCGGCTGCAGGTCGCGTTGGCGCCGGACGCCGGGGGGCGTCTCGCGCAGATCCGTTTCGACGGAATGGACTGGCTGGTGGGACCGGACGACGGCTGGCCCGCGACCATCGCCTGGGGCTGCTACCCCATGGTGCCGTGGGCGGGCCGTCTGCGTGGTGGACACTTTGACCTCGCCGGCGCGTCCCATGCCGTGCCGGTGAACTTCGGTGGTCATGCGATCCATGGCGTCGGATTCTCGCGGGCTTGGCAGATCGATGCGCCAGATGCGAACCGCGCCGAGATGTCGCTCGTGCTTCCGCAAGACGACTACTGGCGCTTCGGAGGCACCGCGACGCAATCGGTGTGCATTGAAGGCGATCGACTGTTGCTGCGACTCGCTGTGCAGGCGGGGAAGCAGGCGATGCCCGCCGTGCTCGGTTGGCACCCCTGGTTCCGCAAACCCGATCGACTGGTCTTCGAACCCGAGGCCATGTACCCGCGCGACGCCGAAGGTATCGCCACGCTGCCGCGCATACCGCCCAGCCCCGGCCCGTGGGATGACTGTTTCGTGGCGGGCGGTGAGATCGCCCTGCATCGTGCCGACCAGGTGTTGCAGCTGCGCGCCGACACCGATCACTGGGTGGTGTACGACGGTGCCGCCCATTCGACCTGCGTCGAACCGCAGACCGGACCACCCGATGCGTTCACGCTTGCGCCGCGCGTGTTGTCGCCGGGCCAGCGCCTGCACCTGACGTTCGAACTCGCCTGGCAGAGGGGCGAGGGGAGGGCGGCATGA